The following are from one region of the Vibrio rarus genome:
- the yddG gene encoding aromatic amino acid DMT transporter YddG, with product MAILLWSCVIGVARKVAEHLGPIGGAASIYTLATLFLMLVVGSPKLNTLSKRYVLIAGGLFAAYEVCLSLAIGMAHDRHQALDMAVINYLWPALTVLIAVISSGKKTSVWLYPSVALAFIGVAWAITGDQALSITQLAHNVQSNPATYAMALIGAFLWAIYCNITKRLSNGKNAITLFFAMTASVLWVHYGFSDEPALVFDGESICYLVLAALIMASGYGLWNSGIMKGNMLLLATLSYFTPIFSTLFSSVILGIALSSSFWQGVSMVVLGSVICWRVTK from the coding sequence ATGGCCATTTTACTTTGGAGCTGCGTTATAGGCGTGGCGCGCAAGGTTGCCGAGCATTTGGGACCAATAGGTGGGGCTGCCAGTATTTATACTCTAGCTACACTGTTTTTGATGCTAGTGGTGGGCAGCCCTAAACTCAACACATTATCAAAGCGCTATGTGCTGATTGCTGGGGGCTTGTTTGCCGCTTATGAGGTCTGTTTGTCGTTAGCTATAGGGATGGCTCACGATAGACACCAAGCCCTTGATATGGCCGTTATTAACTACCTGTGGCCAGCTTTAACTGTATTGATTGCGGTGATTAGCAGTGGCAAAAAAACCAGCGTTTGGCTCTATCCTAGTGTGGCTTTGGCGTTTATTGGCGTAGCTTGGGCTATAACAGGGGATCAAGCGCTATCAATCACTCAGCTAGCGCACAATGTGCAAAGTAATCCGGCTACTTATGCAATGGCGCTAATAGGTGCATTTTTATGGGCAATTTATTGCAATATCACTAAACGTTTGTCTAACGGTAAAAACGCCATTACCTTGTTTTTTGCGATGACCGCATCGGTATTATGGGTTCACTATGGATTTAGTGATGAGCCCGCTCTTGTATTTGATGGTGAGTCTATTTGCTATTTAGTGCTCGCAGCTCTGATTATGGCCAGCGGTTATGGTTTGTGGAACAGTGGCATCATGAAAGGAAATATGCTGCTGCTTGCGACCTTGTCTTATTTTACCCCTATTTTTTCTACCTTATTCTCATCGGTTATTTTGGGCATCGCTCTCTCTAGTAGCTTCTGGCAGGGGGTGTCTATGGTGGTATTGGGGTCGGTGATTTGTTGGCGAGTGACTAAATAA
- a CDS encoding SO_0444 family Cu/Zn efflux transporter, which yields MNLLHNFVGLFIESGFWMLLGLVVAGLLKEWVPTDLLAKHLGGKGAKTTIKAAFIGAPLPLCSCGVIPAALGLRRSGASKSATTSFLVATPETGLDSVSVSYALLGPFMAIIRPIAAICSAIVAGLLVGREDLPSKVKSSKRHSQPLDQPSAGFAVNAIKPAPTAAKCCSSKTVEPTPTVAKCCSSKTAESTSTTAKCCSSKGGDSKSAFGKLKSGVSFATTDLIKDISTWLIIGLFFASLVQTYVETDFLAHWGGTIWSMLIMVAISVPMYICATASTPIAAGLLMSGISPGAVLVFMLAGPATNIATLGVVGKELGKRSLFAYLTGVVGTAIVFGLATDYLVSTYGFVVQPLSAGEHEVLPHWLSITSAIVLALLMARYYWQKIHSLLLQRGLVH from the coding sequence GTGAATTTATTACATAACTTTGTGGGGCTATTTATAGAGTCGGGCTTTTGGATGCTCCTTGGCTTAGTGGTCGCAGGTCTTTTAAAGGAGTGGGTTCCCACCGATTTATTAGCTAAGCACTTAGGTGGCAAAGGAGCCAAGACAACAATAAAGGCGGCATTTATTGGTGCGCCTTTACCATTATGTTCTTGTGGGGTGATTCCTGCCGCTCTAGGTTTGCGTCGCAGCGGAGCATCAAAAAGTGCGACAACTTCATTTCTTGTGGCAACCCCCGAGACTGGCTTAGACTCTGTTTCGGTATCCTATGCGTTACTTGGGCCTTTTATGGCCATTATTAGACCTATTGCCGCTATTTGCAGTGCGATTGTTGCTGGGTTATTAGTGGGTCGAGAGGATCTGCCCTCTAAAGTCAAATCGTCAAAGCGCCATTCACAACCTTTGGATCAGCCCAGTGCAGGTTTTGCCGTCAATGCCATTAAACCTGCGCCAACTGCAGCAAAATGCTGTTCATCTAAAACAGTAGAACCTACGCCAACTGTAGCAAAGTGCTGCTCTTCTAAAACCGCAGAATCTACGTCAACTACAGCAAAATGTTGTTCTTCTAAAGGGGGCGATAGCAAATCTGCATTTGGCAAACTAAAGTCAGGTGTGAGTTTTGCGACAACGGATTTGATCAAAGATATAAGCACATGGCTAATCATTGGCTTATTTTTTGCCTCTTTAGTGCAAACGTATGTAGAAACTGATTTTCTAGCTCACTGGGGCGGGACGATTTGGAGCATGCTCATCATGGTCGCTATTAGTGTGCCTATGTATATCTGTGCCACAGCCTCTACGCCGATTGCCGCAGGTTTATTAATGTCTGGTATTAGCCCAGGAGCGGTATTGGTATTTATGCTTGCAGGCCCTGCTACTAATATTGCAACTCTAGGAGTAGTGGGTAAAGAGTTAGGTAAACGTTCGTTATTTGCTTATTTAACCGGAGTGGTAGGGACAGCGATTGTGTTTGGTTTAGCTACAGATTATTTAGTTTCGACCTATGGTTTTGTAGTACAACCATTGAGCGCAGGTGAGCACGAAGTACTCCCGCACTGGTTAAGTATCACATCAGCTATTGTTTTGGCTTTACTCATGGCCCGCTACTATTGGCAAAAAATCCACAGCTTGCTGTTGCAACGCGGTTTAGTGCACTAA
- the zntR gene encoding Zn(2+)-responsive transcriptional regulator, with amino-acid sequence MYKIGELAKRFYIKPDTLRFYEKHGLLKASSRSASGYRVYNDNDADRLGFIIRAKKVGFTLTEIEDLLSIQLDRDNYRCHEAKGIVDLKLAQIEEKMRELQVFQSSLAKLSASCCGGDEPATHCSILEALDSADCDVQEETK; translated from the coding sequence ATGTATAAAATTGGAGAGCTGGCAAAACGATTTTACATCAAGCCAGATACATTACGTTTTTATGAAAAGCATGGCCTGTTAAAAGCAAGCTCTCGAAGTGCTAGTGGTTACCGAGTTTATAATGATAATGATGCCGATAGACTGGGATTTATTATCCGCGCCAAAAAGGTGGGGTTTACTTTAACCGAGATAGAAGACTTGTTATCCATTCAGCTTGATCGCGACAATTACCGTTGCCATGAGGCGAAAGGCATTGTTGATCTTAAACTGGCTCAAATTGAAGAGAAAATGCGCGAGTTACAGGTTTTCCAAAGTTCATTGGCTAAGTTAAGTGCTTCTTGTTGTGGTGGTGATGAACCCGCTACGCATTGTTCGATTTTAGAGGCTCTTGATAGTGCTGATTGTGATGTACAGGAGGAAACAAAGTGA
- the purH gene encoding bifunctional phosphoribosylaminoimidazolecarboxamide formyltransferase/IMP cyclohydrolase, translating to MSIARPIRRALISVSDKTGIVEFAKALAERNVELLSTGGTARLLAEQGLAVTEVSDYTGFPEMMDGRVKTLHPKVHGGVLGRRGQDDDIMAKHDIKPIDMVVVNLYPFAETVAKEGCTLADAVENIDIGGPTMVRSAAKNHKDVAIVVNAHDYNRVITEMDSNEKSLTLDTRFDLAIAAFEHTAAYDGMIANYFGTMVPSYGDNKEGDQESKFPRTFNQQFEKKQDMRYGENSHQAAAFYVEANPEEASVSTARQIQGKALSYNNIADTDSALECVKEFAEPACVIVKHANPCGVALGKDILEAYNRAFQTDPTSAFGGIIAFNRELDAATATAITERQFVEVIIAPSVSKEAAEIVAAKKNLRLLECGEWTSKTTGFDVKRVNGGLLVQDRDQGMVSQDDLTVVSERQPTAEELKDALFCWKVAKYVKSNAIVYSKGDMTIGVGAGQMSRVYSAKIAGIKAADEGLQVEGCVMASDAFFPFRDGIDAAADAGIKCVIQPGGSMRDQEVIDAANEHGMAMIFTGMRHFRH from the coding sequence ATGAGTATCGCTCGCCCAATTCGCCGCGCTCTTATCAGCGTATCTGATAAAACTGGCATCGTAGAGTTTGCTAAAGCACTTGCTGAACGCAACGTTGAACTTCTTTCTACAGGTGGCACAGCTCGCCTACTTGCAGAGCAAGGTCTAGCTGTCACTGAAGTGTCTGACTACACTGGCTTCCCAGAAATGATGGACGGCCGTGTTAAGACACTTCACCCTAAAGTACACGGTGGTGTACTGGGTCGTCGTGGTCAAGATGACGACATCATGGCAAAACATGACATCAAACCTATCGATATGGTTGTTGTTAACCTATATCCATTTGCTGAAACAGTCGCAAAAGAAGGTTGTACTCTTGCTGACGCAGTTGAGAACATCGACATCGGTGGTCCAACAATGGTTCGTTCTGCGGCTAAAAACCACAAAGACGTTGCTATCGTAGTGAATGCACACGACTACAACCGTGTTATCACTGAAATGGACAGCAACGAGAAATCTCTAACTCTAGACACTCGTTTCGACCTAGCCATTGCAGCATTTGAACACACTGCAGCTTATGACGGCATGATTGCTAACTACTTCGGTACTATGGTTCCTTCTTACGGCGACAACAAAGAAGGCGACCAAGAGTCTAAATTCCCTCGCACTTTCAACCAACAGTTCGAGAAAAAACAAGACATGCGCTACGGTGAAAACAGCCACCAAGCAGCGGCATTCTATGTGGAAGCAAACCCTGAAGAAGCGTCTGTTTCAACAGCACGTCAAATCCAAGGTAAAGCGCTTTCTTATAACAACATCGCTGATACGGATTCAGCCCTTGAGTGTGTTAAAGAATTTGCAGAACCCGCCTGTGTTATCGTTAAGCACGCCAATCCATGTGGTGTTGCACTAGGTAAAGATATCCTAGAAGCGTATAACCGTGCATTCCAAACCGATCCAACTTCAGCCTTTGGTGGCATCATCGCTTTCAACCGCGAGCTTGATGCAGCAACCGCTACAGCCATTACTGAACGTCAGTTTGTTGAAGTAATTATTGCCCCTTCTGTATCAAAAGAAGCTGCAGAAATCGTAGCCGCTAAGAAAAACCTTCGCCTGCTTGAGTGTGGCGAATGGACAAGCAAAACAACGGGCTTTGACGTGAAACGCGTTAACGGTGGTTTGCTAGTTCAAGACCGCGACCAAGGCATGGTATCTCAAGATGACCTTACCGTTGTTTCTGAGCGTCAACCAACAGCAGAAGAGCTAAAAGATGCATTGTTCTGCTGGAAAGTAGCGAAGTACGTTAAATCTAACGCTATCGTTTACTCTAAAGGCGACATGACTATCGGTGTAGGTGCAGGCCAAATGAGCCGCGTGTACTCTGCGAAAATTGCCGGTATTAAAGCTGCTGACGAAGGTCTACAAGTTGAAGGTTGTGTCATGGCGTCGGATGCGTTCTTCCCATTCCGCGATGGCATTGATGCGGCAGCAGATGCTGGCATTAAATGTGTTATCCAACCTGGCGGCTCTATGCGTGACCAAGAAGTTATCGATGCGGCTAACGAGCACGGCATGGCGATGATCTTCACTGGTATGCGTCACTTCCGTCACTAA
- the purD gene encoding phosphoribosylamine--glycine ligase, which translates to MNVLIIGAGGREHALGWKAAQNPNVETVFIAPGNAGTAIEPKLQNVNIGVEDIEALVAFAKEKSIELTIVGPEAPLVIGVVDAFREAGLPIFGPTQAAAQLEGSKAFTKDFLARHDIPTGYYANFTEIEPALAYVREQGAPIVVKADGLAAGKGVIVAMTLEEAEDAIKDMLAGNAFGDAGSRVVIEEFLEGEEASFIVMVDGSSVLPMATSQDHKRVGDKDTGPNTGGMGAYSPAPVVTPEIHNRILEEVIYPTVRGMDAEGAPYTGFLYAGLMIAADGTPKVIEYNCRFGDPETQPIMMRMESDLVELCLMAIDEKLDQAESKWDPRASIGVVLAAGGYPADYAKGDVISLPTSEAEGQKIFHAGTANNDSGDVVTNGGRVLCATALGNTVSEAQEQAYALAKQVSWNGMFHRNDIGYRAIARELQK; encoded by the coding sequence ATGAACGTTCTTATTATTGGTGCTGGCGGTCGTGAGCACGCACTAGGCTGGAAAGCCGCGCAAAACCCAAATGTTGAAACAGTATTCATTGCACCTGGTAATGCAGGTACTGCTATCGAGCCAAAACTGCAAAACGTAAACATTGGCGTTGAAGATATCGAAGCATTGGTTGCTTTCGCTAAAGAAAAAAGCATCGAACTGACTATCGTAGGCCCTGAAGCGCCTCTAGTTATCGGTGTGGTTGATGCCTTCCGTGAAGCGGGCTTGCCTATCTTTGGTCCAACACAAGCAGCCGCGCAACTTGAAGGTTCTAAAGCTTTCACTAAAGATTTCCTAGCGCGTCATGATATTCCAACGGGTTACTACGCAAACTTCACTGAAATTGAGCCTGCACTGGCTTATGTTCGTGAACAAGGTGCACCGATTGTTGTTAAAGCTGACGGCCTAGCCGCGGGTAAAGGCGTTATCGTTGCCATGACCCTTGAAGAAGCCGAAGACGCAATTAAAGACATGCTAGCGGGCAATGCCTTTGGTGATGCAGGTAGCCGCGTGGTTATCGAAGAGTTCCTAGAAGGCGAAGAAGCCAGCTTCATCGTTATGGTAGACGGCTCTAGCGTACTGCCTATGGCAACTAGCCAAGATCACAAACGTGTTGGCGACAAAGATACTGGCCCTAACACTGGCGGCATGGGTGCATACTCTCCAGCTCCTGTTGTGACGCCAGAAATTCATAACCGTATTCTTGAGGAAGTTATCTACCCAACTGTACGTGGTATGGATGCAGAAGGCGCACCTTATACAGGTTTCCTATATGCAGGTCTTATGATTGCAGCAGACGGAACACCTAAAGTTATCGAATATAACTGCCGCTTTGGTGACCCAGAAACGCAACCTATTATGATGCGTATGGAGTCTGACCTTGTTGAACTTTGCCTAATGGCAATCGACGAGAAACTAGACCAAGCAGAATCTAAATGGGACCCACGCGCTTCTATCGGTGTGGTTCTTGCAGCCGGTGGTTACCCAGCAGACTACGCCAAAGGCGATGTAATTTCTTTGCCTACAAGCGAAGCGGAAGGTCAAAAAATCTTCCACGCAGGTACTGCAAACAACGACTCTGGCGATGTTGTGACTAACGGTGGCCGCGTACTTTGTGCAACGGCACTAGGTAACACAGTGTCTGAAGCTCAAGAGCAAGCATACGCCCTAGCAAAACAAGTGAGTTGGAACGGCATGTTCCACCGCAACGACATTGGCTACCGCGCCATTGCTCGTGAACTGCAAAAGTAA
- a CDS encoding IS30 family transposase codes for MNYQQLTEGRRYQISALLERGISISEIAKTVKCHRSTVYRELKRCSKKEQYRPDKAHHQSIEKRRQARKYQVPQSRIDFIEVLLSIDWSPEQISNVLTRAGAKVSHEWIYRFVARNKRQGGKLFKHLRQGHKRYRRGKTEKAPAIKNAVSIDERPDIVDSRERFGDWEIDTVLGKHGTGAIVTLLERQTRFYLTQKVPSKSAKDVTNATIAMLMPYKALVHTITADNGREFAGHEEIAQALETDVYFAHPYSSCERGANENANGLLRQYVKKGTDLRTVSDDDIERAQQRINYRPKKCLGFKQPAVIFREMMEAT; via the coding sequence ATGAATTATCAGCAGTTGACCGAGGGAAGAAGATATCAAATTTCTGCCCTTTTGGAACGGGGAATTTCAATATCTGAAATTGCTAAGACAGTTAAATGCCATCGCTCAACCGTTTATCGAGAGCTGAAACGATGTAGCAAGAAAGAACAATATCGGCCAGACAAAGCACATCATCAATCAATAGAAAAACGACGGCAAGCCCGTAAGTATCAAGTACCTCAATCGCGTATAGATTTTATTGAGGTTCTGTTGTCTATCGATTGGAGTCCAGAGCAAATATCTAATGTCTTAACCCGCGCAGGGGCTAAAGTGAGCCATGAGTGGATTTACCGATTCGTCGCTCGTAATAAGCGACAAGGTGGAAAGCTATTTAAGCACTTGCGCCAAGGCCATAAGCGGTATCGACGGGGCAAGACAGAGAAAGCACCTGCAATCAAAAACGCAGTTTCAATAGATGAAAGGCCTGACATTGTTGATAGTCGTGAACGCTTTGGTGACTGGGAAATTGATACGGTCTTAGGCAAGCATGGAACGGGGGCAATTGTCACTCTCTTAGAGCGTCAAACGCGTTTTTATCTGACACAGAAAGTGCCCTCTAAGTCAGCAAAAGACGTGACTAACGCAACCATAGCAATGCTGATGCCTTATAAAGCGTTAGTTCATACTATTACCGCAGATAATGGTCGTGAGTTTGCAGGTCATGAAGAAATAGCACAGGCATTAGAAACCGATGTGTACTTCGCACACCCTTACAGCTCTTGTGAACGAGGAGCGAATGAAAATGCTAACGGCCTGTTGAGACAGTACGTAAAGAAAGGAACAGATCTACGAACGGTCAGTGATGATGATATTGAAAGGGCGCAACAACGAATTAATTATCGTCCAAAAAAGTGTTTAGGGTTCAAGCAACCTGCTGTCATTTTTAGAGAAATGATGGAGGCTACTTGA
- a CDS encoding DUF1481 domain-containing protein, translating to MKHLITSALVILSLAGCSSATAPLRQSASPTEYSGGDTDNQSTSIYWLTERVDSPESSSDNVTFKDKSWYQSYYTWSDQQIREVTRKGERVSRSGELVPFQMTLRFSRAGEAVYQRLRQNGKVIPMRDEQINEIKQQASELVVKAKSQQEQGLELIQGHWRQGVFTTCEGKSFSDMEFKNQLPSVIIDRLVDEDNFAVFVGGYKSKKVVVNQLLILKNGSEDCIERPVLHS from the coding sequence ATGAAACACCTCATTACTTCTGCTTTAGTTATACTCAGCCTAGCAGGTTGTTCATCTGCTACTGCTCCTCTACGTCAATCCGCCTCTCCTACGGAGTATTCTGGTGGCGATACTGACAACCAAAGTACCTCTATCTACTGGTTAACTGAACGTGTAGATTCCCCTGAATCAAGTTCTGATAATGTGACATTCAAAGATAAGAGTTGGTATCAAAGTTATTATACTTGGAGCGACCAACAAATTAGGGAAGTGACTCGTAAAGGGGAAAGAGTGTCTCGTTCTGGCGAGTTAGTCCCTTTTCAGATGACGTTGCGCTTTAGTCGTGCAGGAGAAGCTGTGTATCAGCGCTTGCGCCAGAATGGCAAGGTTATCCCTATGCGCGATGAGCAAATTAATGAGATCAAACAGCAGGCCAGTGAGTTGGTCGTTAAAGCTAAGTCTCAACAAGAACAAGGTTTAGAGTTAATCCAAGGTCACTGGAGACAGGGGGTGTTTACCACCTGTGAAGGAAAGTCTTTCTCGGACATGGAATTTAAAAATCAACTGCCGTCAGTGATTATAGATCGCCTAGTGGATGAGGATAACTTTGCTGTTTTTGTTGGCGGCTATAAATCTAAGAAAGTCGTCGTGAATCAGTTACTGATACTGAAAAACGGCAGCGAAGATTGCATTGAGCGACCTGTTTTGCATAGCTAA
- the hupA gene encoding nucleoid-associated protein HU-alpha: MNKTQLIDAIAEKADLSKAQAKAALEATLEGVTEALKEGDQVQLIGFGTFKVSHRNARTGRNPKTGEEIQIAAANVPAFTAGKALKDSVN; encoded by the coding sequence ATGAACAAGACCCAATTAATCGATGCAATTGCAGAAAAAGCCGATTTATCAAAAGCTCAAGCAAAAGCAGCTCTTGAAGCCACTCTTGAAGGCGTAACTGAGGCTCTAAAAGAGGGCGACCAAGTACAACTAATTGGTTTTGGTACATTTAAAGTATCTCATCGTAACGCACGCACTGGTCGCAACCCTAAGACTGGTGAAGAGATTCAAATTGCAGCTGCTAATGTTCCGGCATTTACTGCTGGTAAAGCACTGAAAGATTCAGTTAATTAA
- a CDS encoding CNNM domain-containing protein: protein MLLLTIYVSIAIGVSFICSVLEAVLLSISPSYIAQLRQQGHPAASKLSQLKSDIDRPLASILTLNTIAHTIGAASAGAQASIVFGSEWLGVFSAVLTLGILVLSEIVPKTIGATYWRQLAPTSARILNWMVWGLRPFVWFSEQITKRLSRGNVEPKLREEMSAMAILAEESDEFGEDETRILNNLLNLPNVPVTKTMTPRPVVFRVNAKLTINEFLATHNDTPFSRPLVYSEQKDNICGFVHRLELFKLQQQGQGTELLGNVMRPIHVFLNNSVLPKVFAHMLAQKLHITLVVDEYGTVQGIVTLEDIFEFLLGQEIVDEADKNRDMQQVAHERWDNWTKRHGVIISTDDDPNKEQQKDAPAPEADKK, encoded by the coding sequence ATGTTACTTCTTACTATCTATGTCTCCATCGCCATTGGAGTGTCATTTATTTGCTCTGTACTAGAAGCCGTTCTGCTAAGTATTTCGCCTAGCTATATTGCTCAGTTAAGACAACAAGGGCACCCCGCTGCTAGCAAGTTAAGTCAGTTAAAATCCGATATTGACCGACCGTTAGCGTCCATTCTGACCCTAAATACCATAGCCCATACCATAGGAGCGGCCAGTGCTGGTGCACAAGCCTCTATTGTCTTTGGCAGTGAGTGGTTAGGCGTATTTTCGGCGGTGCTAACATTGGGCATTTTAGTGCTCTCAGAAATTGTCCCTAAGACAATTGGCGCGACCTATTGGCGTCAACTGGCACCAACCTCAGCGAGAATACTGAACTGGATGGTATGGGGACTGCGACCCTTTGTTTGGTTCTCAGAACAAATCACTAAACGCCTCTCTCGCGGTAACGTAGAACCTAAGTTACGCGAAGAAATGTCAGCGATGGCGATTTTAGCGGAAGAGTCCGATGAATTTGGTGAAGACGAAACGCGCATTCTTAATAATTTGCTTAACTTACCTAACGTGCCTGTTACGAAAACAATGACACCTCGTCCTGTTGTGTTTCGGGTAAATGCCAAGCTGACCATTAATGAATTTTTAGCCACACACAATGACACGCCCTTCTCTCGACCTTTGGTGTATTCTGAGCAAAAAGACAATATCTGTGGGTTTGTGCATCGCTTAGAGTTATTCAAGCTACAACAACAAGGCCAAGGCACTGAGCTGCTTGGTAATGTAATGCGCCCTATTCATGTGTTTCTAAATAACAGTGTGTTACCTAAGGTATTTGCTCATATGCTGGCACAGAAACTGCACATTACTTTAGTTGTGGATGAATACGGCACAGTACAAGGTATTGTGACCCTTGAAGATATCTTTGAATTTTTATTAGGACAGGAAATTGTTGATGAAGCGGATAAAAACCGCGACATGCAGCAAGTGGCTCACGAGCGTTGGGACAATTGGACAAAACGCCATGGGGTGATCATTAGTACCGATGACGATCCTAACAAAGAGCAACAGAAAGATGCTCCGGCGCCTGAAGCGGATAAAAAATAA